The DNA region CGCAGCGGGCGAGGGCACTCACGGCGGGGTCGAACCGGTCGCGACGCGCGAGACCGCGCCGATGAGCGCGTTCGGCGCGCGCCAGGCCGGGATCGGGGCCGTCGTACTCGTCGTCGGGTTGGTCGTCGTGTTCGCGATCCCGTTCCTCCTGGCCTGAGTCGAGAAGCAAAGAGCCCGCGACCGGAGCACCGACCGCACGAACGGATCTCTTTCGGCGGCGATGCACCCCGATCGACCGACGTCTCAGGCGGCGTTGGCCGCGAGCATCTCCTGGGCGACCGCTGCGAGCTCGTCGATGTCGGCTTCCTGGAGGCGTTCGTCGCCGAGTAGCAGGCGCAGGCGGGGCCGGCCCACGTCGATCGGCACCTTGGTGGTGTCGATCAGTCCCCGATCCTCGAGCCTGGTCTTCGTCCGGGAGAAGGTCGCCTTGCTGGCGACGCCGGTGTCCTCGCCCCACCGGCTGATGTCGTAGAGCTGGAGCTCGTGTTTCGCCGCGACCAAGAGGCTGATCGTCACCTCGTCGAGCCCTTCGCCGTCGCCGCGCGCCGTTTCGAGCGAGTCGAGTACGCGCGCGAAGTCCGCGTCGACCTCGTCGCCGAACGTCTCGGCGAGCGTCTCGTGGACCCGCGAGATCGGCGGCGTCCGGAGCGAGAACGGCTCGGCCTCCTCCCACGCCGCCTCGTGTTTCTCGCGCGTGCTCGCGACGAACTCGTCGTCGTCGGTGCCGAGCCCCGCGACGAACTCGCCGGCAGACACGACCGTGACGACCGTCTCGTCGGTGACGAGCAGCGAACTCATGCCGGTGCCCTCGGTCGTCCGCAGCGAGAGCGTCTCGCTCGCGACGAGGTCCGCGGTCGTGCTGGCGACGATGAAGTCGTCCATCACGCTCTTGAGCGTGCCCTCGCGTGCGAGCAGCCGGACTGTCGGCGGCTCGTCGAGCTCGTCCAACACCTCGACGAGTTTCTCGACGGCTGCCGCCGACGGAAAGGCCACGAACGCCTCACCGGTCGTGTCGCCGAGGACGGTTCGGTGGATTGCCACGACGTCCGACTCGACAGTCTTCAACGAACTCATTGTACGTGAACCAAGAGACTCGTGCTATTTAATTCGACTGGCTCAATAACCCAAAACACCGAAAATCGTTCGCTTCGAGCGACAGTCAGACCCCCTGACGTCCGTCGCGCCCGGTCCCGTTCTCGGGGGATTCCCGGACGAGACGACCGAGACGACACGACCTACAGCAACGCACCGAGCACGGCACCGGTGAGCAACGAGAGCCCGAGGACGCCGCCGGCGGTCGCGATCGGCACCTGGCTGGCGCGAGCACCGGCCCGACGACGGGTGTCGCTCTCGGTCGAGACGAGGAAGACGACGCCGGCGACGGCGAACGCGAGGCCGATGACGAGCCCCCAGAGAAAGGTGAGGGCGGACGCGTCGGCGATGGCGATGGCGACGGTGCGGCTGAGAACGAATCCGGCCCCGGTGATGATCGGCGCGCTGCCGACCACGCTGGCGCGGTTGACGTCGTTTCGGGTCCTGTCGGGAGTGAGCCAGTCCACCAGCGACGGCCGTGAGGACTGCAGTCGACGGCGGCGACGCGACATGCTCTCCTCCTGTGAAGCCGTCCGACATAATTCTTTGTCAGACATTGGTCAAATGATCTATGGTTGTGCGGCGAACGTGCTCCGTCGCTCGCGCCGGCGTCAGTCGAGCGGGTCCTCGAGGTCGCCGGTGATCGCCTCGAACGCGTCGGTCGCGGTCACGAGCCCGATCACGGACTCGTCGTCGGGATCGAGCACCATCGCGACCTCCTGGTTCTCGGCCTGGAAGCGGTCGATGAGGGCGCTCACGGGGAGATCGGCCGTGACGGTCACCGGCGGGGTGGCGACGGACTCGATGTCGAGTTCGCCTTCCCGAAGGGCGTCGACGTTCGAGAGCACCTCCGGCGTGTAGACGACACCCACGAACTCCTCTACGGACTCGCCGACCAACGGGAACCTGGTGTGCTGGCGCTTGGTCATCAGTTCGAGGTTGTCCTCGATCGACTCCTCGGTCGAGAGCGCGACGATCCCCTCGCGCTCGACCATCACCTCCGCGACCGAGACGTCGCCGATCTCGAGCGCATTGATCACCTCCTGCTCGCGCTCGTCGGAGAGTTCGCCGCGGCTCAGCAGCGTTCCCATCTGGCTCCGGAGTTCGCCCCGCGAGGCGGGACGCTCCTCGCCCTCCTCCATCTCCTCCTCGGCCCACGACCGCGTGATCTCGACGCCGAACACTCGAAGGATGGCCTTCGCGAGCCAGTCGCCCAGTCGGATGATCGGCCCGAGGACCTTCGTCCACGCGTAGAGGACCGGTGCGCCGTACTTCGCCACGAACTTCGTGCGCTCGATCCCGAGGTAGGTGGGGGCCTGCTCGGCCACCGTGAGGTGGAGCAGGTTGATGATCGCGAGCGCGAGCACCACCGAGAGCCCGGTGTGGCCGGCCCCGCCGCCGCCGAGGAGGCCCCCGAGACCCGTCGCACGCACC from Halococcus agarilyticus includes:
- a CDS encoding DUF7550 family protein — protein: MSDDAPTEPRESEPGQEQATDTAEETMAEGEREERDSHPDAAGEGTHGGVEPVATRETAPMSAFGARQAGIGAVVLVVGLVVVFAIPFLLA
- the tbsP gene encoding transcriptional regulator TbsP codes for the protein MSSLKTVESDVVAIHRTVLGDTTGEAFVAFPSAAAVEKLVEVLDELDEPPTVRLLAREGTLKSVMDDFIVASTTADLVASETLSLRTTEGTGMSSLLVTDETVVTVVSAGEFVAGLGTDDDEFVASTREKHEAAWEEAEPFSLRTPPISRVHETLAETFGDEVDADFARVLDSLETARGDGEGLDEVTISLLVAAKHELQLYDISRWGEDTGVASKATFSRTKTRLEDRGLIDTTKVPIDVGRPRLRLLLGDERLQEADIDELAAVAQEMLAANAA
- a CDS encoding CNNM domain-containing protein, whose product is MVELATVLRLFGGVVLLLSNGYFVTTEFAMTRVRQFDEAEFQDHRGLRRAWEMTEQLEIYLSGCQLGITISSVGLGVVAEPALAAALDPLVRATGLGGLLGGGGAGHTGLSVVLALAIINLLHLTVAEQAPTYLGIERTKFVAKYGAPVLYAWTKVLGPIIRLGDWLAKAILRVFGVEITRSWAEEEMEEGEERPASRGELRSQMGTLLSRGELSDEREQEVINALEIGDVSVAEVMVEREGIVALSTEESIEDNLELMTKRQHTRFPLVGESVEEFVGVVYTPEVLSNVDALREGELDIESVATPPVTVTADLPVSALIDRFQAENQEVAMVLDPDDESVIGLVTATDAFEAITGDLEDPLD